From the Cryptomeria japonica chromosome 2, Sugi_1.0, whole genome shotgun sequence genome, one window contains:
- the LOC131051743 gene encoding uncharacterized protein LOC131051743, whose product MTWNIRGLNAPNKWRLIKRQIDEAKGDIWVLKETKRNKSKIDMQMRVWRQWTRKFVEVDGASGGIGIIWNPLVVKGEVVDEGKHWQQCKITLLSNNESFFIYNIYGPTATPEKRELWNLISSKLDGCNRVKSIISWDFNATFNDQEKAGGIQRPSVTQRDFQNYIDRNSLIDIVPKNGVFT is encoded by the coding sequence ATGACCTGGAATatcaggggcttaaatgcccctaacaagtggCGCTTGATCAAGCGTCAAATTGATGAGGCAAAAGGTGACATTTGGGTGCTAAAAGAAACAAAGCGGAACAAATCAAAGATTGATATGCAGATGCGAGTGTGGAGACAATGGACTAGGAAATTTGTGGAAGTTGATGGGGCCTCGGGAGGTATTGGCATCATTTGGAATCCGCTAGTGGTCAAAGGAGAAGTAGTGGATGAGGGGAAGCATTGGCAACAATGCAAAATAACATTGTTAAGTAACAATGAATCCTTTTTTATCTACAATATATATGGGCCCACTGCCACCCCAGAAAAAAGGGAGTTATGGAATCTTATATCAAGCAAACTTGATGGATGTAATAGGGTAAAAAGCATCATTTCTTGGGATTTTAATGCGACCTTCAATGATCAAGAGAAGGCGGGTGGTATTCAAAGACCAAGCGTTACTCAAAGAGACTTCCAAAATTATATTGATCGCAATTCACTTATTGATATTGTCCCCAAGAATGGTGTCTTTACCTAG